The Candidatus Palauibacter scopulicola genome has a segment encoding these proteins:
- a CDS encoding cytochrome c-type biogenesis protein, with the protein MRFHSRSGARGAWGGAFLATVLLAAPAAAQTVDGALDGVERPAAPGDAVHSAEIDQQTAEIGATLRCPICRQQSVAESSSRIAREMQDVIRTMLAEGRTPEEIEAYFVDAYGPWVLLKPRAEGMNLFVYAGPGLAFLLGGFIVARRIRRGRSRDEEGRDEPETPDHLRKADRRWLEAAIKGS; encoded by the coding sequence ATGCGGTTCCACTCGCGATCCGGGGCTCGCGGGGCGTGGGGCGGCGCCTTTCTCGCCACGGTGCTGCTCGCCGCGCCCGCCGCCGCCCAGACGGTCGACGGGGCCCTCGACGGCGTCGAGCGACCGGCCGCCCCGGGCGACGCGGTCCACAGCGCCGAAATCGACCAGCAGACGGCGGAGATCGGCGCCACGCTGCGCTGTCCCATCTGCCGCCAGCAGTCCGTCGCGGAGTCCTCGTCCCGCATCGCGCGCGAGATGCAGGACGTGATCCGGACGATGCTCGCGGAGGGCCGCACGCCGGAGGAGATCGAGGCCTACTTCGTGGACGCCTACGGCCCCTGGGTCCTTCTCAAGCCCCGGGCCGAAGGGATGAACCTCTTTGTGTACGCTGGTCCCGGTCTGGCCTTTCTCCTCGGCGGGTTCATCGTCGCGCGCCGCATTCGGCGCGGCCGGAGCCGCGACGAGGAAGGGCGCGACGAACCCGAGACGCCCGACCATCTGCGGAAGGCGGATCGCAGGTGGCTGGAGGCCGCGATCAAAGGGTCCTGA
- a CDS encoding redoxin domain-containing protein, protein MRGLWRWALPLAAVPVLALLYWGLGQDQRRLPSALEGREAPAFRLANLYNPSDSVSLSDFEGKVVVLNYWASWCIPCIAEHPVLVRMRETYDPEEVALIGVLFQDTPENGMRFIEELGGEWPLATDPGSRTAIEYGVYGVPETYFIGADGVVALRHDLAVTWDLVERNVDSLLVARDAAGAAGS, encoded by the coding sequence GTGAGGGGCTTGTGGCGGTGGGCCCTGCCGCTGGCGGCCGTGCCCGTCCTGGCGCTCCTCTACTGGGGGCTGGGCCAGGACCAGCGGCGGCTTCCGTCCGCGCTCGAGGGACGCGAGGCGCCCGCGTTCCGGCTCGCCAACCTCTACAACCCGAGCGATTCGGTGAGCCTGAGCGACTTCGAGGGGAAGGTCGTCGTGCTCAACTACTGGGCTTCGTGGTGCATCCCGTGCATCGCCGAGCATCCGGTGCTCGTGCGGATGCGCGAGACGTACGACCCGGAGGAGGTGGCGCTCATCGGCGTCCTCTTCCAGGACACGCCCGAGAACGGGATGCGCTTCATCGAGGAGCTGGGCGGGGAGTGGCCGCTCGCCACGGATCCGGGGAGCCGGACGGCGATCGAATACGGCGTGTACGGGGTGCCCGAGACGTACTTCATCGGCGCCGATGGCGTGGTGGCGCTGCGGCACGATCTCGCGGTGACGTGGGATCTCGTCGAGCGGAACGTGGACTCGCTGCTCGTCGCCCGCGACGCCGCCGGTGCGGCGGGAAGCTGA